From Synoicihabitans lomoniglobus, the proteins below share one genomic window:
- a CDS encoding PQQ-binding-like beta-propeller repeat protein has protein sequence MVKKILLPLVALAATVPSSLSADQHRTWADYGGGHDQSKFTTLDQFTPANVAELKQTWIYGTGDERAYQFNPVIAHGVMYVLAKDSSLVALDLDTGKEIWIHAHLNGISRRGVSYWESDDGADRRLLFTMGNSLQALDARTGKVIPTFGRQGAVDLREHMGRPAETIYRASSSTPGRVFEDLIILGSSPGESYMSAPGHIRAFNVVTGEFVWRFNTIPEPGEYGYETWPQDAYRYAGGANVWGEMSVDAERGIVFLPLGSPTYDYYGADRIGQNLFGNCLVALDARTGKRIWHFQTVHHDLWDYDLVSAPQLITVTRDGQRIDAVAAASKQGYLFVFNRETGEPVFPIEEKPFPASDVPGEEAWPTQPVPALPPYSRQIMTADDITPILITDAERADWTERVTKARKGLYLPPGMEETVSVPGAVGGVNWGNSAANPDEGIVYLLNQDFPSFYKLAERAPVRASSTMPGDESDKTASIARGKYVYATYCAACHGANRAGSDVGPSLLAVGSQISRSHLTRTIMYGTGRMPPLPHFSDEQIADVYNFLDDGVSPYAGIFGATETEQMPEGPVVGSGGAPIELVDPRTAGRLFGRAGAPYPEDIDAPETRYYTDYGLGHPYLMTPPWSQILAYDLNEGVIKWRQPLGQDRDATAAGMTGTGVPRGSQRMSMIVTSTGIVFSTAKDGHVYAFDAEDGSILWSAKLPMGAEGLPAMYEHNGRQYLVVCATTPLTWGLKSRESGIGSPDPKGVGGYVVFALPE, from the coding sequence TTGGTTAAAAAAATCCTTCTCCCTCTGGTCGCTTTGGCTGCGACCGTCCCGTCGAGTCTGTCCGCCGATCAACATCGCACCTGGGCCGACTACGGTGGCGGCCACGATCAGTCGAAATTCACCACGCTCGACCAGTTCACGCCCGCCAATGTCGCCGAACTGAAACAGACGTGGATCTACGGCACCGGAGACGAACGCGCCTACCAGTTCAATCCCGTCATCGCCCATGGCGTGATGTATGTGCTGGCCAAGGATTCGTCGCTCGTCGCCCTCGATCTCGACACCGGTAAGGAAATTTGGATACACGCGCACCTCAATGGCATCTCCCGGCGCGGCGTCAGCTATTGGGAAAGTGATGACGGTGCCGATCGACGTCTGCTGTTCACCATGGGCAACTCCCTGCAGGCGCTCGACGCCCGCACCGGTAAAGTCATTCCGACCTTCGGTCGGCAGGGCGCGGTCGATCTGCGCGAACACATGGGACGGCCGGCTGAAACGATCTACCGCGCCAGTTCATCCACACCTGGTCGCGTCTTCGAGGACTTGATCATTCTCGGCTCCTCTCCCGGCGAAAGTTACATGTCCGCCCCCGGTCACATCCGTGCCTTCAATGTCGTCACGGGTGAGTTCGTCTGGCGCTTCAACACCATCCCCGAGCCCGGCGAATACGGCTACGAAACGTGGCCCCAGGACGCCTACCGCTATGCGGGCGGGGCCAATGTCTGGGGTGAAATGTCCGTCGACGCCGAACGCGGCATCGTCTTTCTCCCGCTCGGCTCGCCCACCTACGATTACTACGGGGCCGACCGCATTGGCCAAAACCTCTTCGGCAATTGCCTCGTCGCGCTCGACGCCCGCACTGGCAAACGCATCTGGCATTTTCAAACCGTGCACCACGACCTGTGGGACTACGATCTGGTTTCCGCACCGCAACTCATCACCGTCACGCGCGATGGCCAACGCATCGACGCCGTGGCCGCCGCCTCGAAACAGGGTTACCTCTTCGTCTTCAATCGCGAAACCGGTGAACCCGTTTTCCCGATCGAAGAAAAACCCTTCCCGGCTTCCGATGTCCCGGGCGAAGAAGCCTGGCCGACCCAACCCGTGCCGGCGCTGCCGCCTTACTCCCGCCAAATCATGACGGCGGATGACATCACGCCCATTCTCATCACCGACGCCGAACGGGCCGACTGGACCGAACGCGTGACCAAAGCCCGCAAGGGACTCTATCTGCCGCCCGGCATGGAGGAAACCGTATCCGTCCCCGGTGCGGTCGGCGGTGTAAATTGGGGCAACTCCGCCGCCAATCCGGACGAGGGGATCGTTTATCTGCTGAATCAGGACTTCCCTTCGTTTTACAAACTGGCCGAGCGCGCACCGGTCCGCGCCAGCAGCACCATGCCCGGCGACGAGTCCGACAAAACCGCCTCCATTGCCCGCGGCAAATACGTCTACGCGACTTACTGCGCCGCCTGCCACGGTGCCAACCGCGCGGGTTCGGACGTCGGGCCGTCCCTCCTCGCCGTCGGCAGCCAGATCAGCCGCAGCCACCTGACGCGCACCATCATGTATGGCACCGGACGCATGCCGCCACTTCCGCATTTCAGCGATGAACAAATTGCCGACGTGTATAACTTTCTCGACGACGGCGTATCGCCCTACGCGGGAATTTTTGGAGCCACCGAAACCGAGCAAATGCCCGAAGGCCCGGTGGTCGGCTCCGGAGGTGCTCCGATCGAATTGGTTGACCCACGCACCGCCGGTCGTCTCTTCGGACGCGCCGGTGCGCCATATCCGGAGGATATCGACGCTCCCGAGACCCGCTACTACACCGACTATGGTCTCGGCCACCCTTACCTCATGACCCCGCCGTGGTCACAGATTCTCGCCTACGATCTCAACGAAGGCGTGATCAAATGGCGTCAGCCGCTTGGTCAGGACCGTGACGCGACGGCGGCCGGCATGACGGGCACGGGCGTGCCCCGCGGCTCCCAACGCATGAGCATGATCGTCACGTCCACCGGCATCGTGTTTTCCACCGCCAAGGACGGACACGTCTACGCCTTCGATGCCGAGGATGGCTCCATTCTCTGGAGCGCCAAACTTCCCATGGGCGCCGAGGGTTTGCCCGCCATGTATGAGCACAACGGCCGCCAGTATCTCGTCGTCTGCGCCACCACCCCGCTCACCTGGGGCCTCAAATCCCGCGAAAGCGGCATCGGCTCCCCCGATCCGAAGGGCGTCGGCGGCTACGTCGTCTTCGCGCTACCCGAATAA
- a CDS encoding polysaccharide deacetylase family protein, with amino-acid sequence MAAESAPKKVALLFDDGPIPAQAAAFRTLFAAENVRVTWAYEAKEVAAHPEIARAALAAGHEVANHSYAHLHPQQIDDAALRHEIVDAQKVLTAELGVAPRWYWKPFTEADPRQGALWAEAGIRDFDMSPQVWSHDWNTAVDAEAIYRNATTNVGDGSLIIFHEWRAETLAQMPAILAELKRQGCEFVTISELAAYLESKAAQK; translated from the coding sequence ATGGCCGCTGAATCCGCTCCCAAGAAAGTCGCGCTATTATTTGATGACGGCCCGATACCGGCCCAAGCGGCGGCGTTTCGGACGTTGTTTGCGGCGGAGAACGTGCGGGTGACCTGGGCTTACGAGGCCAAGGAAGTGGCGGCGCACCCCGAGATCGCCCGCGCGGCGCTGGCGGCGGGTCATGAAGTGGCCAATCATTCCTATGCCCACCTGCATCCGCAACAAATCGACGATGCGGCCTTGCGCCATGAGATCGTCGACGCCCAGAAGGTGTTGACGGCGGAATTGGGCGTCGCTCCGCGGTGGTATTGGAAACCCTTCACGGAAGCGGATCCGCGTCAGGGCGCGCTGTGGGCGGAGGCGGGCATTCGCGACTTTGATATGTCTCCGCAAGTGTGGTCGCACGACTGGAACACCGCGGTCGATGCCGAGGCCATCTACCGCAACGCCACCACGAACGTGGGGGATGGTTCGCTGATCATTTTCCACGAATGGCGGGCCGAGACGCTGGCCCAAATGCCGGCGATCCTGGCGGAGTTGAAACGTCAGGGCTGTGAATTTGTGACGATCAGCGAATTGGCGGCTTATCTGGAATCCAAAGCGGCTCAAAAATGA
- a CDS encoding DMT family transporter yields the protein MSVERPTDSPPSHLRLLGWTVVCAVLWGSAFPAIKLVYAHWAERGVTIDFAARSMFAGLRFVVAGGVLLLVAQNPGREWRATPTRLILIMAATQTVGQYVCFYLGLELANGALSALLISSGSFWWVLLAPPFLGKPPLSRRQWLVVAAGAIGVTLAVYAPGGASKNPQLGAVMLLGASLFGALGLLTFQRVRPTMGSRAGTGFSLAIGGVVLIVMGAPAIARGDLAIFDAYTIAWTAWLSFVSAAAFGLWNQLSTMFPAHQLATYRFLIPVCGVFESLLLLKGEVLTPGMICGGLIVVAAITQTQNKSSPAIPPRV from the coding sequence ATGTCTGTTGAGAGACCCACCGATTCCCCGCCTTCGCATCTGCGGTTGTTGGGTTGGACGGTGGTGTGTGCGGTGTTGTGGGGCTCGGCGTTTCCGGCCATCAAACTCGTGTATGCCCATTGGGCGGAACGCGGCGTGACGATCGACTTTGCCGCTCGGTCCATGTTTGCCGGTTTGCGTTTCGTGGTGGCGGGCGGTGTGCTGCTGCTGGTGGCGCAGAATCCGGGGCGGGAATGGCGTGCGACGCCGACCCGTTTGATCCTGATCATGGCGGCGACCCAAACAGTGGGTCAATACGTCTGCTTTTATCTCGGGTTGGAATTGGCCAACGGCGCGCTGTCGGCGCTGCTCATCTCGAGTGGCAGTTTTTGGTGGGTGCTGCTGGCACCGCCGTTTTTGGGCAAACCGCCGCTGAGTCGTCGGCAGTGGCTGGTGGTGGCGGCGGGCGCGATCGGGGTGACCCTGGCGGTGTATGCACCGGGAGGGGCGTCAAAAAATCCGCAGCTGGGAGCAGTGATGTTGCTGGGGGCGAGTTTGTTTGGGGCGTTGGGTTTGCTGACATTTCAGCGGGTGCGACCGACCATGGGATCGCGAGCGGGCACCGGGTTTTCCTTGGCGATCGGTGGCGTGGTTTTGATCGTCATGGGCGCGCCGGCCATTGCGCGCGGCGACCTCGCGATTTTTGACGCTTACACGATCGCGTGGACGGCGTGGCTCTCGTTTGTTTCGGCGGCGGCGTTTGGACTGTGGAATCAGTTGTCGACGATGTTTCCGGCTCACCAACTCGCGACCTACCGTTTCCTCATTCCCGTTTGCGGGGTGTTCGAGTCGCTCCTACTGCTGAAGGGCGAGGTGCTCACGCCGGGCATGATCTGCGGCGGGCTGATCGTCGTCGCAGCGATCACCCAGACGCAGAACAAGTCGAGTCCCGCCATCCCGCCGCGAGTGTAA
- a CDS encoding DUF5060 domain-containing protein produces the protein MPSRSLRRLFGVLLSLTLFTPLTRAVLQSGEVHVWELQEIQLQASGDYANPYADVTCWIDLEGPGFAKRVYGFWDGGQTFRVRFVAPTVGEWTWTTGSNQADDNGLNSGQGSLRAVAWTDAELAENPNRRGFVRATPNGRALQYADGAPFFWLGDTWLAGATWRLPVTGRPAAADYVPGPGISFEEAVAWRKRQGFNSVSLIAAFPNWAADHRGATYANADGVYLRNAWEKFGHWAARGEITTADGAITTGKDMHDELGNRPFEVFDDRDGLADFDRIVPAYFRSLDRKMAHLSDEGFVPFLETIRRDNAPAWKAYFDFNESYARFVQYLISRYGAYNMVFSGIHLDWIPENYSLTEQEFNEALTYHHAKYGPMPFGQPYTTLIDSTTYRRFGHGDDCPWLTMHTVGNKPRNHAIYDFIEESFHLPNPYPVANLEPYYAGWNHDINRPGGETPDPGSPRDDYFARAQMYGSVLSGGLAGHVYGTAAYDVTSTGEPAGWRPHIWTALRYRSGGQMQHLRDFVLSAGDTAYTELIPASDDLHPRKSPHSIDDGLDGWSFMMRAPAGDAALLYFEMGAVGTTLHGLRSAQNFQWRWFNPRTGEWGQPIHLRSDADGHLASPDFPAGGQSRETTVDWAAQLSPRS, from the coding sequence ATGCCCTCTCGTTCCCTCCGCCGACTGTTCGGCGTTCTGTTGAGTCTCACCCTGTTCACCCCCCTCACCCGCGCCGTGCTCCAATCCGGCGAGGTCCACGTCTGGGAGTTACAGGAAATCCAACTGCAAGCCTCCGGCGATTACGCCAATCCTTACGCGGACGTCACGTGCTGGATTGACCTGGAGGGTCCCGGCTTTGCCAAACGGGTTTATGGCTTTTGGGACGGCGGCCAAACCTTCCGCGTGCGTTTTGTCGCCCCGACGGTCGGCGAGTGGACTTGGACCACCGGCTCCAATCAAGCCGACGACAACGGGCTCAACTCCGGCCAGGGCAGCCTCCGCGCCGTCGCCTGGACCGACGCCGAACTGGCCGAGAATCCCAACCGCCGCGGCTTTGTCCGCGCCACGCCCAACGGCCGCGCCCTGCAATACGCCGACGGTGCGCCGTTCTTTTGGCTCGGCGACACCTGGCTCGCGGGAGCCACCTGGCGACTGCCCGTGACCGGACGGCCCGCCGCCGCCGACTACGTGCCCGGCCCCGGCATCTCCTTCGAGGAGGCCGTAGCCTGGCGCAAACGGCAGGGTTTCAACTCCGTGAGCCTCATCGCCGCTTTCCCCAACTGGGCCGCCGATCATCGCGGTGCCACCTACGCCAACGCCGACGGCGTCTACCTTCGCAATGCGTGGGAAAAATTCGGCCACTGGGCCGCCCGCGGTGAGATCACTACGGCCGACGGCGCCATCACCACGGGCAAGGACATGCACGACGAACTCGGCAATCGCCCGTTTGAGGTGTTCGACGATCGCGATGGCCTGGCGGACTTCGATCGCATCGTCCCGGCCTACTTCCGTAGTCTCGACCGTAAGATGGCCCATCTCTCGGACGAGGGTTTCGTGCCGTTTCTCGAAACCATCCGCCGGGACAACGCTCCGGCCTGGAAGGCGTATTTCGACTTCAACGAATCCTACGCCCGCTTCGTTCAGTATCTGATTTCTCGTTACGGTGCCTACAACATGGTGTTCAGCGGCATTCACCTCGATTGGATTCCGGAAAACTACAGCCTCACCGAACAGGAGTTCAACGAGGCCCTGACCTACCACCACGCCAAGTATGGTCCCATGCCCTTCGGCCAACCCTACACGACGTTGATCGACAGCACGACCTACCGCCGCTTCGGCCACGGCGACGACTGCCCGTGGCTCACCATGCACACCGTCGGCAACAAGCCGCGCAACCATGCGATCTACGATTTCATCGAGGAAAGTTTCCACCTGCCCAATCCCTATCCCGTGGCCAACCTCGAGCCCTACTACGCGGGCTGGAATCATGACATCAACCGGCCCGGCGGTGAGACACCCGATCCCGGCTCTCCCCGCGACGACTACTTCGCCCGCGCCCAAATGTATGGCTCCGTGCTTTCCGGTGGCCTCGCGGGCCATGTCTACGGCACGGCGGCATACGATGTTACGTCGACCGGCGAACCCGCCGGCTGGCGCCCTCACATCTGGACCGCATTGCGCTACCGTTCCGGCGGGCAAATGCAGCACCTGCGCGACTTTGTGCTGTCGGCGGGCGACACCGCCTACACCGAACTCATCCCCGCCTCGGATGATCTCCATCCCCGGAAATCGCCCCACAGTATTGATGACGGGCTCGACGGGTGGTCGTTCATGATGCGCGCCCCTGCGGGCGATGCCGCCCTGCTCTATTTTGAAATGGGGGCCGTCGGCACCACTTTGCACGGCCTGCGGTCGGCTCAAAATTTCCAATGGCGGTGGTTTAATCCGCGCACGGGCGAATGGGGTCAGCCCATTCACCTGCGCAGCGATGCGGACGGTCACCTGGCTTCCCCTGACTTCCCCGCCGGCGGCCAGTCTCGCGAAACCACCGTCGATTGGGCTGCCCAATTGTCCCCCCGCTCATAA
- a CDS encoding sugar phosphate isomerase/epimerase family protein: MNRRRFLFSSGLALTVSLAPRAFAHPHLKHRDRLAMGTVIFRHRFAQTASAKLPYTGEPLTLLDVPGYYQRRFDLNQVEFWSYHFESLDRGYLVKLRAALDIAGSRLINIQIDTDYNLAAEDPARRAASIAEVKRWIDAAVLLGSTSVRANPGNGPIENAIASMREVNTYAADHGIVLLNENHFGIEMDPAVHLRIREEAGPENLYTLPDFGNYSDDARFDALAKILPYAYLISAKAVRFDAEGNHQPYDYDRCVQMSEAAGFKGIYSVEQWDRTDHDMDYTHVADWLLQHTAANLRTS; this comes from the coding sequence ATGAATCGTCGCCGCTTTCTGTTTTCCTCCGGACTCGCCCTGACCGTCAGTCTCGCTCCACGAGCGTTTGCGCATCCCCACCTCAAGCACCGTGACCGCCTTGCGATGGGCACGGTCATCTTCCGTCACCGTTTCGCGCAAACGGCCTCCGCTAAACTCCCGTATACTGGCGAGCCGCTCACCTTGCTCGATGTGCCCGGTTACTACCAACGCCGCTTCGACCTTAACCAAGTCGAGTTCTGGAGTTACCACTTCGAGTCCCTCGACCGCGGCTATTTGGTCAAACTCCGCGCCGCGCTCGACATCGCCGGCTCGCGTCTGATCAACATCCAGATTGATACCGACTACAACCTCGCCGCCGAGGATCCCGCGCGGCGCGCCGCGAGCATCGCCGAGGTCAAGCGCTGGATCGACGCCGCCGTGTTACTCGGCTCAACCAGTGTGCGTGCCAACCCGGGTAACGGCCCGATCGAAAACGCGATCGCGTCGATGCGCGAGGTAAACACCTACGCCGCCGACCACGGCATCGTGCTTCTTAATGAAAATCACTTCGGCATCGAAATGGACCCCGCCGTGCACCTCCGCATCCGCGAGGAAGCCGGTCCCGAGAACCTCTACACCCTGCCCGATTTCGGCAACTACAGCGACGACGCCCGTTTCGACGCTCTCGCCAAAATTCTGCCCTACGCCTACCTCATTTCCGCCAAAGCCGTGCGCTTCGACGCCGAGGGCAACCACCAGCCCTACGACTACGATCGCTGCGTGCAAATGAGCGAAGCGGCGGGCTTCAAAGGCATCTACTCGGTCGAGCAATGGGACCGCACCGACCACGACATGGACTACACCCACGTCGCCGACTGGCTCCTCCAGCACACCGCCGCCAACCTCCGCACCAGCTAG